Proteins encoded within one genomic window of Empedobacter falsenii:
- a CDS encoding sugar transferase, translated as MYKNYLKRFFDFLIALIGFTMISPIFLIVAIALCFANQGKPFFFQARPGKNERIFRIIKFKTMNDKKDPNGNLLSDAERLTPIGAFVRKTSLDEIPQLINVLKGDMSIIGPRPLLPQYLPLYNKEQKRRHDVRPGITGWAQVNGRNAISWTKKFELDIWYVDHLSFILDIKIFFLTIKKVVVREGISQEGQATMEMFNGNN; from the coding sequence ATGTACAAAAATTACTTAAAACGTTTTTTTGATTTCCTAATTGCTTTGATAGGATTTACAATGATATCTCCTATTTTTTTGATAGTTGCTATAGCTCTATGTTTTGCCAATCAAGGAAAACCGTTTTTCTTTCAGGCTAGACCTGGTAAGAATGAGAGAATCTTTAGGATTATTAAGTTCAAAACGATGAATGATAAAAAAGATCCAAACGGAAATCTTTTATCAGATGCCGAACGACTTACTCCAATTGGAGCTTTTGTCCGTAAAACAAGTTTGGACGAGATTCCTCAGTTAATTAATGTATTGAAAGGTGATATGTCTATTATTGGTCCAAGACCATTATTACCACAATATTTACCTTTGTATAATAAAGAGCAAAAACGTCGTCATGATGTACGTCCAGGTATTACGGGTTGGGCACAAGTAAATGGTAGAAATGCCATTTCTTGGACTAAGAAATTTGAATTAGATATTTGGTATGTAGACCATTTATCTTTTATCTTAGATATAAAAATATTTTTCTTAACTATCAAAAAAGTTGTTGTTCGAGAAGGGATTTCTCAAGAAGGACAAGCAACTATGGAAATGTTTAATGGTAATAATTAA
- a CDS encoding glycosyltransferase family 4 protein has protein sequence MSNNSFDVIGVSSYGNELLDVKREEGIKVYPIEMSRKITPIKDIKSLWSMYRLLKKEKPQIVHTHTPKAGIVGMLAAKFAGIPIRLHTVAGLPLMEAKGNKRKILDFVEKLTYSSATKIYPNSLGLYNFILQNGYASKDKLHVIADGSSNGIDTNFFSKENISLDEQVSLKTKLIINENDFVFVFVGRLVGDKGINELISAFSKLQIDNVKLLLVGSFEAELDPLNIETLKEINTNSKIISVGFQKDVRPYFAISNVLVFPSYREGFPNVVMQAGAMELPSIVSNINGCNEIVQEGKNGTIISVKSSEEILNAMQKLISDKNYYASLQINARPMIQSRYEQSVVWEAILDEYNLLISQLPNS, from the coding sequence ATGAGTAACAATTCTTTTGATGTGATTGGAGTATCTAGTTATGGAAATGAATTATTAGATGTAAAAAGAGAGGAAGGTATAAAGGTCTATCCAATAGAAATGTCTAGGAAAATCACACCTATCAAAGACATTAAATCATTATGGTCTATGTATAGATTGCTTAAAAAAGAGAAGCCTCAAATCGTTCATACGCATACTCCTAAAGCAGGTATTGTAGGGATGTTAGCTGCGAAATTTGCAGGTATCCCTATTCGTTTGCATACAGTTGCCGGGCTTCCTCTTATGGAGGCAAAAGGCAATAAACGAAAAATTTTGGATTTTGTAGAGAAACTAACTTATTCTTCTGCGACTAAAATTTATCCTAACTCTCTTGGATTATATAATTTTATTTTACAGAATGGTTATGCCTCAAAAGATAAATTACATGTGATTGCAGACGGTTCTTCAAATGGAATAGATACCAATTTTTTTTCTAAAGAAAATATCTCTCTTGATGAGCAAGTATCTCTAAAAACAAAACTAATTATAAATGAAAATGACTTTGTGTTTGTTTTTGTTGGTCGCTTAGTGGGAGATAAAGGTATTAATGAATTGATTTCAGCTTTTTCGAAATTGCAAATAGATAATGTTAAATTATTATTAGTAGGTAGTTTTGAAGCAGAATTAGATCCACTAAATATTGAAACATTAAAAGAAATTAATACCAATTCAAAAATAATAAGTGTTGGTTTTCAAAAAGATGTTCGTCCATATTTTGCTATTTCAAATGTTTTAGTATTTCCTAGCTACCGGGAAGGTTTTCCAAACGTTGTAATGCAAGCTGGAGCTATGGAATTGCCAAGTATTGTGTCTAATATTAATGGATGTAATGAAATTGTTCAAGAAGGAAAAAATGGAACAATTATTTCTGTAAAAAGTAGTGAGGAAATTTTAAATGCAATGCAAAAATTAATTTCTGATAAAAACTATTATGCTTCATTACAAATAAATGCAAGACCGATGATTCAATCTCGTTATGAACAATCTGTAGTTTGGGAAGCAATATTAGATGAATATAATCTTTTAATTAGTCAATTGCCCAATTCTTAA